From the Motacilla alba alba isolate MOTALB_02 chromosome Z, Motacilla_alba_V1.0_pri, whole genome shotgun sequence genome, one window contains:
- the CCNH gene encoding cyclin-H isoform X1 codes for MFHSSTQRRHWTFHGEEELARRRAEGNRRARARAVASGKVLQGDLVLLEPHEELALCKYYEKRLLDFCAAFKPVMPRSVVGTACMYFKRFYLNNSVMEHHPRIIMLTCTFLACKVDEFNVSSAQFVGNLRESPLGREKALEQILEYELLLIQQLNFHLIIHNPYRPFEGFLIDIKTRYPVLENPEVLRKTADDFLNRVALTDAYLLFTPSQIALTAILSSGSRAGINMESYLSESLKLKEDRSTFSRLLDEMKCMKNLIKKYELPKPEEVAALKQKLEKCHSLDLSFNTNPKKRKGYEDDEYVTKKCKMDEEEWTDDDLVDSALL; via the exons ATGTTCCACAGCAGCACGCAGCGCCGGCACTGGACCTTCCATGGCGAGGAGGAACTGGCGCGGCGCCGCGCTGAGGGGAACCGCCGGGCCCGGGCCAGGGCGGTGGCCAGCGGGAAG GTGCTGCAGGGCgacctggtgctgctggagccgcACGAGGAGCTGGCGCTATGCAAGTACTACGAGAAGAGGCTGCTGGACTTCTGCGCCGCATTCAAGCCCGTGATGCCGCGGTCCGTTGTG gGAACAGCTTGCATGTATTTCAAACGTTTTTACCTCAATAACTCAGTGATGGAGCATCATCCTCGGATAATAAT GCTAACATGCACATTTTTGGCCTGTAAAGTAGATGAATTTAATGTATCCAGTGCACAGTTTGTCGGTAACCTTCGAGAAAGTCCTCTTGGACGGGAAAAAGCTCTTGAACAAATATTGGAATATGAACTGCTACTTATTCAGCAACTGAACTTCCATCTCATCATCCACAATCCATACAGGCCATTTGAGGGCTTTCTAATTGATATTAAG ACTCGCTATCCAGTGCTGGAAAATCCTGAAGTTTTGAGGAAAACAGCTGATGACTTCCTTAACCGAGTGGCTCTGACCGATGCATATCTGCTCTTTACCCCCTCACAGATCGCTCTCACTGCCATATTATCTAGTGGCTCAAGAGCAGGAATTAATATGGAAAG CTATTTATCAGAAAGTCTTAAGCTGAAAGAGGACAGATCAACCTTTTCCAGATTACtagatgaaatgaaat GCATGAAAAATCtcataaaaaaatatgaacTACCAAAGCCTGAAGAGGTTGCTGCTCTAAAACAGAAGTTAGAGAAGTGTCACAGCTTGGACCTGTCATTTAATACAAACCC gaagaagaggaaaggttATGAAGATGATGAATATGTCACAAAGAAATGTAAGATGGATGAG GAAGAGTGGACTGATGATGATCTTGTGGATTCAGCATTACTTTGA
- the CCNH gene encoding cyclin-H isoform X2 gives MFHSSTQRRHWTFHGEEELARRRAEGNRRARARAVASGKVLQGDLVLLEPHEELALCKYYEKRLLDFCAAFKPVMPRSVVGTACMYFKRFYLNNSVMEHHPRIIMLTCTFLACKVDEFNVSSAQFVGNLRESPLGREKALEQILEYELLLIQQLNFHLIIHNPYRPFEGFLIDIKTRYPVLENPEVLRKTADDFLNRVALTDAYLLFTPSQIALTAILSSGSRAGINMESYLSESLKLKEDRSTFSRLLDEMKCMKNLIKKYELPKPEEVAALKQKLEKCHSLDLSFNTNPKKRKGYEDDEYVTKKCKMDEVLKRGC, from the exons ATGTTCCACAGCAGCACGCAGCGCCGGCACTGGACCTTCCATGGCGAGGAGGAACTGGCGCGGCGCCGCGCTGAGGGGAACCGCCGGGCCCGGGCCAGGGCGGTGGCCAGCGGGAAG GTGCTGCAGGGCgacctggtgctgctggagccgcACGAGGAGCTGGCGCTATGCAAGTACTACGAGAAGAGGCTGCTGGACTTCTGCGCCGCATTCAAGCCCGTGATGCCGCGGTCCGTTGTG gGAACAGCTTGCATGTATTTCAAACGTTTTTACCTCAATAACTCAGTGATGGAGCATCATCCTCGGATAATAAT GCTAACATGCACATTTTTGGCCTGTAAAGTAGATGAATTTAATGTATCCAGTGCACAGTTTGTCGGTAACCTTCGAGAAAGTCCTCTTGGACGGGAAAAAGCTCTTGAACAAATATTGGAATATGAACTGCTACTTATTCAGCAACTGAACTTCCATCTCATCATCCACAATCCATACAGGCCATTTGAGGGCTTTCTAATTGATATTAAG ACTCGCTATCCAGTGCTGGAAAATCCTGAAGTTTTGAGGAAAACAGCTGATGACTTCCTTAACCGAGTGGCTCTGACCGATGCATATCTGCTCTTTACCCCCTCACAGATCGCTCTCACTGCCATATTATCTAGTGGCTCAAGAGCAGGAATTAATATGGAAAG CTATTTATCAGAAAGTCTTAAGCTGAAAGAGGACAGATCAACCTTTTCCAGATTACtagatgaaatgaaat GCATGAAAAATCtcataaaaaaatatgaacTACCAAAGCCTGAAGAGGTTGCTGCTCTAAAACAGAAGTTAGAGAAGTGTCACAGCTTGGACCTGTCATTTAATACAAACCC gaagaagaggaaaggttATGAAGATGATGAATATGTCACAAAGAAATGTAAGATGGATGAG GTGCTGAAAAGGGGCTGCTAA
- the CCNH gene encoding cyclin-H isoform X3: MFHSSTQRRHWTFHGEEELARRRAEGNRRARARAVASGKVLQGDLVLLEPHEELALCKYYEKRLLDFCAAFKPVMPRSVVGTACMYFKRFYLNNSVMEHHPRIIMLTCTFLACKVDEFNVSSAQFVGNLRESPLGREKALEQILEYELLLIQQLNFHLIIHNPYRPFEGFLIDIKIALTAILSSGSRAGINMESYLSESLKLKEDRSTFSRLLDEMKCMKNLIKKYELPKPEEVAALKQKLEKCHSLDLSFNTNPKKRKGYEDDEYVTKKCKMDEEEWTDDDLVDSALL; encoded by the exons ATGTTCCACAGCAGCACGCAGCGCCGGCACTGGACCTTCCATGGCGAGGAGGAACTGGCGCGGCGCCGCGCTGAGGGGAACCGCCGGGCCCGGGCCAGGGCGGTGGCCAGCGGGAAG GTGCTGCAGGGCgacctggtgctgctggagccgcACGAGGAGCTGGCGCTATGCAAGTACTACGAGAAGAGGCTGCTGGACTTCTGCGCCGCATTCAAGCCCGTGATGCCGCGGTCCGTTGTG gGAACAGCTTGCATGTATTTCAAACGTTTTTACCTCAATAACTCAGTGATGGAGCATCATCCTCGGATAATAAT GCTAACATGCACATTTTTGGCCTGTAAAGTAGATGAATTTAATGTATCCAGTGCACAGTTTGTCGGTAACCTTCGAGAAAGTCCTCTTGGACGGGAAAAAGCTCTTGAACAAATATTGGAATATGAACTGCTACTTATTCAGCAACTGAACTTCCATCTCATCATCCACAATCCATACAGGCCATTTGAGGGCTTTCTAATTGATATTAAG ATCGCTCTCACTGCCATATTATCTAGTGGCTCAAGAGCAGGAATTAATATGGAAAG CTATTTATCAGAAAGTCTTAAGCTGAAAGAGGACAGATCAACCTTTTCCAGATTACtagatgaaatgaaat GCATGAAAAATCtcataaaaaaatatgaacTACCAAAGCCTGAAGAGGTTGCTGCTCTAAAACAGAAGTTAGAGAAGTGTCACAGCTTGGACCTGTCATTTAATACAAACCC gaagaagaggaaaggttATGAAGATGATGAATATGTCACAAAGAAATGTAAGATGGATGAG GAAGAGTGGACTGATGATGATCTTGTGGATTCAGCATTACTTTGA